From the genome of Zalophus californianus isolate mZalCal1 chromosome 6, mZalCal1.pri.v2, whole genome shotgun sequence, one region includes:
- the AKAP5 gene encoding A-kinase anchor protein 5 produces METMVSEIQVESKDEKRPTEVSPQDERQEERASMLCFKRRKKVSKAVKPKASSEAAGTARKCPPEAGASEQPRPPGGAWASIKRLVTRRKRSESSKQQKPFEAKVQPEISAEDADLPKKKAKSGLKIPFIKFSKGEKRSNHSKIIEDSDCSLRVQGEAEHLDTKAPAQSDDQAIKTKLPQDISKDVSRKGGDEVCEPNVSNSTTTAGEKMVSVELGLDTGHSAIHPGALILERDTETTEEKQSVRPQQASPLETSETEHQPPVVSDVPPSPAIPDQQIVEEARSNILESGPNRGEHESREIIAEESEQKDTKLSQESELRENEVTAEKPKPEESKRMEPIAIIITDTEISEFDVKKSKNVPKQFLISIENEQVGVFANDSGFEGRTSEQYETLLIETASSLVKNAIQLSIEQLVNEMASDDNKMNNLLQ; encoded by the coding sequence ATGGAAACCATGGTTTCCGAAATTCAAGTTGAAAGCAAGGATGAGAAGAGACCCACAGAAGTTAGTCCTCAAGAtgagaggcaggaggaaagagcATCAATGCTTTGcttcaagagaagaaagaaagtaagCAAAGCAGTGAAGCCCAAAGCTAGCTCTGAGGCTGCTGGCACAGCAAGAAAGTGTCCCCCAGAAGCAGGAGCTTCCGAGCAGCCACGGCCCCCAGGGGGGGCCTGGGCCTCAATCAAACGTCTTGTAACACGCAGGAAAAGGTCAGAATCTTCAAAGCAGCAAAAGCCCTTTGAGGCCAAAGTGCAACCTGAAATCAGTGCTGAGGATGCTGATCTTcctaagaaaaaggcaaaatccGGGCTTAAGATTCCCTTCATAAAATTCTCAAAAGGAGAGAAACGAAGTAATCATTCCAAAATTATAGAAGACTCAGACTGCAGCCTCAGAGTCCAGGGAGAGGCTGAACATTTGGATACAAAAGCTCCAGCCCAATCAGATGACCAGGCAATAAAGACCAAGTTGCCCCAGGATATAAGTAAAGATGTCTCACGGAAAGGGGGTGACGAGGTCTGTGAACCAAATGTGAGCAACAGCACAACTACAGCTGGAGAAAAAATGGTTTCAGTAGAACTTGGGTTAGATACGGGGCATTCTGCCATTCATCCAGGAGCACTAATCCTTGAAAGAGATACCGAAACGACGGAGGAAAAACAAAGTGTCCGACCCCAGCAAGCAAGCCCACTTGAAACTTCAGAAACAGAACATCAGCCACCAGTGgtttctgatgttcctccctcacCTGCAATCCCAGATCAGCAAATTGTGGAAGAAGCCAGAAGCAATATCCTAGAAAGTGGACCAAACCGGGGAGAGCATGAAAGTAGAGAGATTATAGCTGAAGAGAGTGAGCAGAAAGACACTAAATTGAGCCAGGAATCAGAGCTGAGAGAAAATGAGGTCACTGCAGAGAAACCCAAACCAGAGGAAAGCAAAAGAATGGAGCcaattgctattattattacagACACTGAAATCAGTGAATTTGATGTTAAGAAATCTAAAAATGTCCCTAAGCAATTCTTAATTTCAATTGAAAATGAGCAAGTAGGGGTTTTTGCTAATGATAGTGGTTTTGAGGGTAGAACTTCAGAACAATACGAAACACTCTTAATAGAAACAGCTTCTTCTCTTGTCAAGAATGCTATCCAATTGTCTATAGAACAGCTGGTTAATGAAATGGCCTCTGatgataataaaatgaacaatctTCTACAGTGA